A genomic region of Rhodospirillales bacterium contains the following coding sequences:
- a CDS encoding peptidyl-prolyl cis-trans isomerase, with product MLNAMREGAKSGFMKLILMGLMVMAVGGLVLMDVGGFFRGGTGTNNVAKIEGQEFPAITFDRTMRRVLARQGLDVQTAYQLGLVEQILNNEISNNLLQRAAYDTGLQVGSETIARQINQLVAPYVTENVSKKEAVRRILMSQNMTEGEFIRALRSEMTGTVLRTALILPAAYASSQAADDIYQFNNEQRTVKGFFLPNSAIKDFQEPSDEVLLPFYQAGQERYAIPETRVFTMAILTGDKLKETLDISDEELRATYESEIQAYQLPERRKLEQAVFSDEATAKAVIDKLNKGVDMKQAVKDVTNKTDAYLGTEDFEQAGLLEEIGVPVYAAAKGDIVGPIKTALGWHALIVKDILPPKTRPFDDVKAALKKELMHTHMADQMFEHAGQIDDALAGGATLEDVAEEMGLKLVKIGPVREDGSTPDDKDGLKDYEADRTYILETAYEMMEGETSPVMEMADGRYMTLRVDTLMPKSYTPFEDVKKSLRDLWVADQQQVLNKQKAQDALLALLNGEKTLSDLAKENGVSVKTYSLSRSEEAPAPLTAAGMNELFTVKKDDAQVVSAKDGLLLGQVTTITLPDPAKADKDTINGIKDALKGSEQQAVFATYLQSLHNKYKVTINHHLLDRLYGAGSEQY from the coding sequence ATGCTGAATGCAATGCGCGAAGGCGCAAAATCAGGGTTTATGAAACTTATACTGATGGGACTGATGGTCATGGCTGTTGGCGGTCTGGTGCTGATGGACGTCGGCGGGTTTTTCCGCGGCGGCACCGGCACGAATAATGTCGCCAAAATTGAGGGACAGGAATTTCCGGCCATCACATTTGACCGCACGATGCGCCGCGTTCTGGCCCGGCAAGGACTGGATGTCCAAACGGCTTACCAGCTGGGTCTGGTCGAACAAATCCTGAATAATGAAATCAGCAACAACCTCCTGCAACGCGCCGCCTATGATACAGGCCTGCAGGTCGGGAGCGAGACTATCGCCCGCCAGATCAACCAGTTGGTGGCCCCTTACGTCACAGAAAACGTCAGCAAAAAAGAAGCCGTCCGCCGCATTTTGATGAGCCAGAATATGACCGAAGGCGAATTCATTCGCGCCCTGCGCTCGGAGATGACGGGAACGGTACTCCGCACAGCTCTCATTTTGCCTGCGGCCTATGCCTCGTCGCAAGCCGCCGACGATATCTATCAATTCAACAACGAACAACGCACCGTCAAAGGCTTTTTCCTGCCCAACAGTGCTATCAAGGATTTTCAGGAACCCAGCGATGAAGTGCTCCTGCCGTTCTACCAGGCCGGACAGGAACGTTACGCCATTCCGGAAACTCGCGTCTTCACCATGGCGATTTTGACGGGTGACAAGTTGAAAGAAACGCTGGATATCTCTGACGAAGAATTACGCGCGACATACGAATCCGAGATACAGGCTTACCAGCTTCCCGAACGCCGGAAACTGGAACAGGCCGTATTTAGCGACGAAGCCACGGCCAAAGCCGTTATCGACAAACTGAACAAAGGGGTCGATATGAAACAGGCGGTAAAAGACGTCACGAACAAAACGGACGCCTATCTGGGTACCGAGGATTTCGAACAGGCCGGATTGCTGGAAGAAATAGGCGTACCGGTTTATGCCGCAGCCAAAGGCGACATTGTCGGACCGATAAAAACAGCGCTCGGCTGGCACGCCCTGATTGTAAAGGATATCCTGCCGCCCAAAACGCGCCCCTTCGACGATGTAAAAGCAGCCCTGAAAAAAGAGCTGATGCACACACACATGGCCGACCAGATGTTTGAGCATGCCGGACAGATTGACGATGCTCTGGCGGGCGGCGCAACGCTCGAAGACGTCGCCGAGGAAATGGGATTGAAGCTGGTTAAAATCGGCCCGGTCCGGGAAGACGGATCAACGCCGGATGACAAAGATGGCCTGAAAGATTACGAAGCCGACCGGACTTATATCTTGGAGACCGCTTACGAAATGATGGAGGGGGAGACCTCCCCCGTCATGGAGATGGCCGACGGACGCTATATGACTTTGCGGGTCGACACCCTGATGCCAAAAAGCTATACGCCGTTCGAAGACGTCAAAAAATCCCTGCGCGATCTGTGGGTAGCCGACCAGCAACAGGTACTAAACAAACAAAAAGCACAGGACGCCTTGCTAGCTCTTCTCAATGGCGAAAAGACACTGAGCGATCTGGCCAAGGAAAACGGGGTATCGGTTAAAACCTACAGCCTGTCCCGTAGCGAAGAAGCCCCTGCTCCACTTACCGCAGCCGGCATGAACGAGCTGTTCACCGTCAAGAAGGACGATGCTCAGGTCGTCAGCGCAAAAGACGGTCTGCTGCTGGGACAAGTAACAACGATCACCCTGCCCGATCCGGCCAAAGCCGACAAGGACACCATAAACGGCATTAAAGACGCCTTGAAAGGCAGCGAGCAACAAGCCGTTTTTGCGACCTACCTGCAAAGCCTGCATAACAAATACAAGGTGACAATCAATCATCATCTGCTCGACAGACTCTACGGCGCCGGAAGCGAGCAATATTGA
- the trpE gene encoding anthranilate synthase component I, with translation MDISPDLKTFQDHFNAGRSQLVWQWIAADLETPVSAYLKLCNNEAYSFLLESVEGGENIGRYSAIGLNPDLIWTFKDGDTLDTIKDLVRKCKIDHIERDMPPMAASGLFGYMGYDMIRLIENIPDSNPDELGIPQSIMIRPTVMVIFDNVKHKMCVATPVRAHKNNSDQTARAAYDEAAGRIQDTLLALRAPVPYEALDNETQITLPLDVKSNVTPQEFYGMVEKAKDYILAGDIFQAVIGQRFSCDFDLPSFDLYRALRRVNPSPFLFHLNFDDFSLIGSSPEILVRVRGKKVTVRPIAGTRPRGKTPEEDKALAEDLLSDPKERAEHLMLIDLARNDVGKIAEIGSVKVTDQFFIELYSHVMHIVSNVEGTLRPDVNSFDALLSGFPHGTVTGAPKIRAMEIIDELEPVRRSFYAGAVGYLDGNGDVDTCIALRTGLIKDGKFYVQAGAGVVADSVPESEQQECINKSKALLTAAEEAVRTAQLRQRQNH, from the coding sequence ATGGATATAAGCCCTGATCTGAAAACATTTCAGGACCACTTCAATGCCGGACGAAGCCAGCTTGTCTGGCAATGGATCGCTGCGGACCTCGAAACCCCGGTATCCGCTTACCTCAAGCTATGCAATAATGAGGCTTACAGCTTTCTTCTCGAATCCGTCGAAGGCGGCGAGAATATCGGCCGTTATTCCGCTATTGGCCTGAATCCCGACCTGATCTGGACATTCAAAGACGGCGACACGCTGGACACCATCAAGGATCTCGTCCGTAAATGCAAAATCGATCACATTGAGCGCGACATGCCGCCGATGGCCGCATCCGGCCTGTTCGGATACATGGGCTATGACATGATCCGCCTGATCGAAAACATTCCCGATTCCAATCCCGACGAACTGGGCATCCCGCAAAGCATCATGATCCGCCCGACCGTCATGGTCATCTTTGATAACGTCAAACACAAAATGTGCGTTGCCACCCCGGTCCGCGCCCATAAAAACAATAGCGACCAGACCGCCCGTGCCGCCTATGACGAAGCCGCCGGACGCATACAGGATACCTTGCTGGCCCTGCGCGCCCCGGTGCCATACGAGGCTCTGGACAATGAAACACAGATCACCCTGCCGCTGGATGTAAAATCAAACGTCACCCCGCAAGAATTCTATGGCATGGTCGAAAAAGCCAAGGACTATATCCTTGCCGGGGATATATTCCAGGCCGTCATCGGCCAGCGTTTTTCCTGCGATTTCGATTTACCGTCATTTGATCTCTACCGCGCCCTGCGCCGCGTAAACCCCTCCCCGTTCCTGTTTCATCTGAACTTTGATGACTTCAGCCTGATCGGCTCCAGCCCCGAAATTCTCGTCCGGGTCCGTGGCAAAAAGGTAACCGTCCGTCCGATCGCCGGCACCCGCCCCCGCGGCAAGACGCCGGAGGAAGACAAGGCGCTGGCCGAAGATCTCCTGTCCGACCCGAAAGAACGCGCCGAACATCTGATGCTGATTGATCTGGCTCGCAACGACGTTGGAAAGATTGCGGAAATCGGTTCCGTCAAAGTCACCGACCAGTTTTTTATCGAACTCTATTCCCACGTCATGCATATCGTTTCAAACGTAGAGGGTACATTACGTCCAGACGTAAACTCTTTCGACGCCTTACTATCAGGCTTCCCTCACGGAACCGTGACCGGCGCCCCGAAAATCCGGGCCATGGAGATCATTGATGAACTCGAACCTGTCCGTCGCAGCTTTTATGCGGGCGCCGTCGGTTATCTCGACGGCAATGGCGATGTCGATACCTGCATCGCCCTGCGCACAGGATTGATTAAAGACGGGAAATTTTATGTACAGGCAGGCGCCGGTGTTGTCGCCGACAGTGTCCCCGAAAGCGAACAGCAAGAATGCATCAATAAGTCAAAAGCTCTTCTGACGGCGGCAGAAGAGGCGGTGCGGACGGCGCAGCTTCGTCAGCGTCAGAATCATTAA
- a CDS encoding divergent polysaccharide deacetylase family protein, producing the protein MKQPRDPRETLTFVVIAVILMVIVQFFLFPDYQPKLHDPREDAAMPDVTVPVTTDAVETAPDNTARVSDDIPIMRVDPELIIKEPPPPPAWQINAVPVAVPEGQAKVVIIIDDVGVDHRRSQEVIDMPYLLTLAFLPYAAGVKGMAADARAKGHEIMVHMPMEPMNPDLDTGGIVLRHDQSAEEFEKMLDEGLGAFDGYVGLNNHMGSRLTQDEKAMERLMPALRDRGLLFVDSRTIATSVAFDVAADYGVPHAERDVFLDHDPSIEGVRASLRRLERIALSHGQAIAIGHPKDSTIAGLKEWLPTLKGKGIALVPVSAVVVQGDPPDESEAVNDSDADEAAPSAPPLLPPSEELLTY; encoded by the coding sequence ATGAAACAGCCCCGTGATCCTCGTGAGACTCTGACCTTTGTTGTGATTGCCGTTATTTTAATGGTGATCGTTCAGTTTTTCCTGTTCCCCGATTATCAGCCCAAACTTCATGACCCGCGGGAGGACGCTGCGATGCCGGACGTTACCGTGCCGGTTACGACGGACGCCGTGGAAACCGCGCCGGATAATACCGCGAGGGTGAGTGACGATATTCCGATTATGCGGGTCGATCCCGAGCTTATTATCAAGGAACCACCACCTCCTCCTGCATGGCAGATCAATGCGGTGCCCGTTGCTGTGCCAGAAGGACAGGCCAAGGTGGTCATTATTATCGACGATGTCGGTGTCGATCATCGCCGTTCACAGGAAGTTATTGATATGCCGTATCTCCTGACGCTGGCTTTTTTGCCTTATGCGGCGGGTGTAAAGGGAATGGCTGCGGATGCGCGTGCCAAGGGGCACGAAATTATGGTGCATATGCCGATGGAGCCGATGAATCCCGATCTGGATACCGGGGGGATTGTCCTGCGCCACGACCAGAGCGCCGAAGAGTTTGAAAAAATGCTGGATGAAGGTCTGGGTGCTTTCGACGGTTATGTTGGTCTGAATAACCATATGGGCAGCCGTTTGACGCAGGATGAAAAAGCCATGGAGCGTTTGATGCCGGCGCTGCGTGACCGGGGCCTGCTGTTTGTCGATTCCCGGACGATTGCCACCAGCGTCGCGTTTGACGTTGCCGCGGATTACGGCGTACCGCATGCCGAGCGCGATGTGTTCCTCGACCATGATCCGTCGATCGAAGGGGTGCGGGCAAGTCTGCGGCGGCTGGAGCGCATTGCGCTGTCGCATGGGCAGGCGATTGCGATCGGTCATCCGAAAGATTCGACGATTGCCGGGCTGAAAGAATGGCTGCCGACGCTGAAAGGTAAGGGGATTGCCCTAGTGCCGGTGAGCGCCGTTGTGGTGCAGGGCGATCCGCCGGATGAATCAGAGGCGGTTAATGATTCTGACGCTGACGAAGCTGCGCCGTCCGCACCGCCTCTTCTGCCGCCGTCAGAAGAGCTTTTGACTTATTGA
- a CDS encoding aminodeoxychorismate/anthranilate synthase component II, translating into MLVLIDNYDSFTWNLVQYFGDLGHNVDVHRNDKITVDDVLALKPEGIIISPGPSDPDHAGICLDLIKAAADKTIPLLGVCLGHQSIGQVFGGHVVRAPQPVHGKTWDIYHTDKSLFKGLPSPLTGTRYHSLVVDRDTLPDCLEITAETKDKLIMGLQHKTLPIHGIQFHPESIATEGGHDMLKNFVETLS; encoded by the coding sequence ATGCTTGTACTGATCGACAATTACGACAGCTTTACATGGAACCTGGTCCAGTATTTCGGGGATCTGGGCCATAACGTCGACGTTCACCGCAACGACAAAATCACCGTCGACGACGTGCTGGCCCTGAAACCGGAAGGCATTATTATATCGCCCGGCCCGTCTGATCCGGATCACGCTGGAATCTGTCTGGATTTAATCAAAGCCGCCGCCGACAAAACTATTCCCCTGCTCGGTGTTTGCCTCGGCCACCAGAGCATCGGTCAGGTATTCGGCGGCCATGTCGTCCGCGCGCCACAGCCCGTCCATGGCAAAACATGGGATATCTATCATACGGACAAAAGCCTGTTTAAGGGGTTGCCGTCTCCGCTGACCGGCACGCGCTATCACTCGCTGGTCGTTGATCGCGACACCCTGCCCGACTGTCTGGAGATCACCGCTGAGACAAAGGATAAACTGATTATGGGCCTGCAGCACAAAACCCTGCCCATCCACGGCATCCAGTTCCATCCCGAAAGCATCGCCACCGAAGGCGGCCATGACATGCTCAAAAATTTCGTGGAGACACTGTCATGA
- the trpD gene encoding anthranilate phosphoribosyltransferase — MKKILSHIRRGHKLSEQEMIEAMNTIMSGGATDAQLGAFLMGLAVRGETVEEITGAARVMREKAFPIKAPADAIDCCGTGGDGVGTYNVSTAVALVAAACGVPMAKHGNRAASSKSGAADVLEALGVNLTAPHEKLEEALKRFNFAFLMAPQHHEAMKYVVPVRKELGCRTIFNLLGPLANPAGTRRQLIGVFDPKWLVPMAQALKNLGTEKAWIVYGSDHMDEITVTGPTKIAVLEKGDIFEKSLKPGDFGLPTHKLEELVGGTAAENAAALRALLDGKPSAYRDIVLANAAAVLLIHGTATNLKDGVATAAAAIDSGKARKVLENYAAFTNEAAA, encoded by the coding sequence ATGAAAAAAATTCTCTCTCATATCCGCCGCGGCCACAAACTAAGCGAACAAGAAATGATCGAAGCCATGAATACGATCATGTCCGGCGGGGCAACCGACGCGCAGCTTGGTGCTTTTCTGATGGGGCTGGCCGTACGCGGCGAAACGGTGGAAGAGATAACCGGGGCGGCCCGCGTTATGCGCGAGAAAGCCTTCCCAATCAAAGCGCCGGCCGATGCGATTGATTGCTGCGGCACCGGCGGCGATGGTGTCGGCACCTATAACGTATCCACGGCTGTAGCGTTGGTAGCGGCCGCCTGCGGTGTCCCCATGGCAAAACACGGCAACCGTGCCGCCAGTTCGAAATCGGGCGCCGCCGATGTTTTAGAAGCCTTGGGCGTTAATCTGACCGCCCCCCATGAAAAACTCGAAGAAGCGCTGAAACGTTTTAACTTCGCCTTCCTGATGGCGCCCCAGCACCACGAAGCCATGAAATATGTCGTACCGGTACGCAAGGAACTCGGCTGCCGGACGATTTTCAACCTGCTCGGCCCGCTGGCCAACCCGGCCGGAACCCGGCGCCAGCTTATCGGCGTCTTTGATCCGAAATGGCTGGTTCCCATGGCGCAAGCCCTCAAAAATCTCGGAACCGAAAAAGCATGGATTGTCTATGGTTCGGACCACATGGATGAAATCACCGTCACCGGCCCGACCAAAATAGCCGTTCTTGAAAAGGGCGATATTTTCGAAAAAAGCCTGAAACCCGGCGATTTTGGCCTGCCGACACATAAGCTGGAGGAACTTGTCGGCGGCACGGCCGCGGAAAATGCCGCCGCCCTGCGCGCGCTGCTGGATGGCAAGCCATCAGCTTACCGCGATATTGTTCTGGCCAACGCCGCGGCGGTCCTCCTCATCCACGGCACCGCAACAAACCTGAAAGACGGCGTTGCCACGGCCGCCGCCGCCATTGACTCCGGCAAGGCCCGGAAAGTACTGGAAAACTATGCCGCCTTCACCAACGAGGCCGCAGCATGA
- the trpC gene encoding indole-3-glycerol phosphate synthase TrpC, with translation MSVLDQICDKKRAHIRTRMAQMPLPDLKLKIKEIPTTIGFKNNILSKKSQGQPALIAEVKKASPSKGVIRADFDPVEIATTYEQAGATCLSVLTDEPYFQGHDDYLVAVKAAVKIPVLRKDFMIDPYQIYESRALGADCILLIMAALDDVLAKELYDLTHDLGMDVLVEVHDREELDRAIALGADMIGINNRNLKTLDVSLQTSYDLRDDMPDHVLKIAESGIYTNADLTALHTAGFDAFLVGESLMRQDDIAAAVKNLMTGT, from the coding sequence ATGAGCGTCCTGGATCAAATCTGCGATAAAAAACGCGCGCATATAAGAACCAGAATGGCGCAAATGCCTCTGCCAGACCTCAAATTAAAAATTAAAGAAATACCCACAACCATCGGATTTAAAAACAATATCCTGTCAAAAAAATCACAGGGTCAACCGGCCCTGATCGCCGAGGTCAAAAAAGCATCACCCAGCAAAGGCGTGATCCGTGCCGATTTCGATCCGGTTGAAATTGCCACGACTTACGAACAAGCAGGCGCAACCTGCCTGTCCGTTCTCACCGACGAACCCTACTTTCAGGGACACGATGATTATCTGGTGGCCGTAAAGGCCGCCGTCAAAATCCCGGTCCTGCGCAAGGACTTCATGATTGATCCTTATCAGATATACGAATCGCGCGCTCTGGGCGCCGATTGCATTTTGCTGATCATGGCCGCCCTCGACGATGTCCTTGCCAAAGAGCTTTATGACCTTACCCACGATCTAGGCATGGATGTGCTGGTCGAAGTCCACGACCGCGAAGAACTGGATCGCGCCATAGCGCTTGGCGCCGATATGATCGGCATCAACAACCGCAACCTGAAAACCCTCGATGTCAGCCTTCAGACCTCTTACGATTTACGGGATGACATGCCGGACCACGTTCTTAAAATTGCCGAAAGCGGGATCTATACAAACGCCGATCTGACCGCCCTGCACACCGCAGGATTCGATGCGTTTTTGGTGGGCGAAAGCCTGATGCGACAGGACGATATCGCCGCCGCCGTTAAAAATCTGATGACGGGCACTTGA
- the lexA gene encoding transcriptional repressor LexA, which produces MLTQKQRDLLILIHERMNEGDVAPSFEEMKQALGLKSKSGIHRLISALVERGYLERLPHRARALHVKKLPEGYRSPADNVTPIQMPVTDTGPIPIAHAFESIPLYGKIAAGSPIEAIRDEGEMIDIPPSLLGNGAHYALRVEGDSMINAGINDKDIVIIERAERTEQGQIIVALVDDLEVTLKRFRRAGNRIILEPENDNYEPWVLEPERVKIQGRLVSLMRTYH; this is translated from the coding sequence ATGTTAACGCAAAAACAACGTGACTTGTTAATCCTGATCCATGAGCGGATGAATGAGGGCGATGTCGCCCCGTCTTTCGAAGAGATGAAACAGGCGCTGGGTCTGAAATCAAAATCGGGCATTCACCGCCTGATCAGCGCTCTGGTCGAACGCGGTTATCTGGAACGCCTGCCCCACCGCGCCCGCGCCCTGCACGTTAAAAAACTGCCCGAAGGCTATCGATCCCCGGCCGACAACGTAACGCCGATTCAAATGCCTGTAACCGATACCGGCCCGATACCGATCGCCCATGCTTTTGAATCGATCCCGCTTTACGGCAAAATCGCCGCCGGGTCACCGATCGAAGCCATCCGGGACGAAGGGGAAATGATTGATATCCCGCCCTCGCTTCTCGGCAATGGCGCGCATTATGCCCTGCGGGTCGAGGGTGACTCCATGATTAATGCCGGCATTAACGATAAGGACATCGTCATTATCGAACGGGCCGAACGGACCGAACAGGGCCAGATTATTGTCGCTCTGGTTGATGACCTTGAGGTCACCCTCAAACGCTTCCGCCGTGCCGGAAACCGTATCATTCTGGAACCTGAAAACGACAATTACGAACCGTGGGTTCTGGAACCCGAACGCGTCAAGATCCAGGGCCGCCTCGTCAGCCTGATGAGAACATATCATTAA
- a CDS encoding VOC family protein, translating to MFNHVSLGITNIEKSVAFYDPLMALLGHKRAYGNIEEGYMAWGEEDALSFIINLPLDENDTATPCRGSHICFQAKTKEQVDAFYKTAIENGATCDGPPGWRPEYRATYYACFILDPDGHQIEAVAFVEPA from the coding sequence ATGTTCAATCACGTCTCCCTCGGCATTACGAATATTGAAAAATCCGTTGCTTTCTATGATCCGTTGATGGCCCTGCTCGGCCATAAACGCGCCTATGGAAATATTGAAGAGGGCTATATGGCATGGGGAGAAGAAGATGCCCTTTCTTTCATCATCAACCTGCCACTGGATGAAAACGATACAGCAACGCCATGCAGAGGCTCCCACATCTGTTTTCAGGCCAAAACAAAAGAGCAAGTCGACGCCTTTTACAAAACCGCGATTGAAAACGGCGCCACTTGCGACGGCCCACCGGGCTGGCGCCCGGAATATCGCGCAACATATTACGCCTGCTTTATTCTCGACCCGGACGGCCACCAGATCGAAGCTGTCGCCTTTGTCGAACCGGCCTAA
- a CDS encoding ComEC family competence protein has protein sequence MMLTMRGYARRFSLPDDWQAAVHEAIGAQKDNILLWLPLFTGGGIGLYFSLPFEPPLALALSLWFLITALWLLIWPLRHEGGRQMAGWLVLCFLFFLVSGFMAAQIRTALMHAPVLERDLSPVEIEGTVIDIDRLEPGAGSRVILTDLVIEKLRPAETPRKVRIKIHKDEGLKTGMRLRVLAGLNPPSAPVAPRAFDFQFYAYFKQIGAFGFAYDAPEALAVPSKTGFAGTVEALRQGIVNRIEAQIPYPQASFAAALMTGERAAITEEDWEAIRAAGLAHMLAISGLHIGMVAGLLFFISRFVMALIPVLALHYPIKKYAAAFAFAGALGYTILAGANVPTLRALFMTGLVLFAIIIDRMPFSMRTVALAALVILLSAPEALFSAGFQMSFAAVTALVFFFEVIRPWWSRLYRGAGWGRRVLMYFLGVLLTTLVAGSAVAPFSLFHFQQYPVYDLPANLLAGPLMAFVIMPSVVFSFFLMPLGIEFPAFWALDMGITGLLAIARDVAALPNATVNPPVWPGLALLCLVLGVLWAMLWRGRGKILALVFVGMAGAIIMQARVPDVLVASSGKLIAVNRGADGWFVSSRVRDRFSAENWARLYGQDYETLGRFPKEGTADGITCGEWGCRMVLKGRHIAFSDHENGQAEDCAWADVLIARDPLRVKPCRAGLVIDRFDLWDNGAYALYVPDDPSALPRAESVASVRGARPWVSSSRR, from the coding sequence ATGATGTTGACGATGCGGGGCTATGCCCGCCGCTTTTCCCTGCCCGATGACTGGCAGGCGGCGGTTCATGAGGCAATAGGGGCGCAGAAAGATAATATTTTATTATGGTTGCCGTTGTTTACGGGCGGCGGGATCGGGCTTTATTTTTCTTTGCCGTTCGAGCCGCCTTTGGCGCTGGCGCTGTCTTTGTGGTTCCTGATAACGGCGCTGTGGCTTTTGATCTGGCCCCTGCGGCATGAGGGCGGGCGGCAAATGGCGGGATGGCTGGTGCTGTGCTTTTTGTTCTTTCTTGTGTCGGGCTTTATGGCGGCGCAAATCCGGACGGCGTTGATGCATGCCCCGGTGCTGGAGCGAGACTTATCGCCTGTGGAGATCGAGGGGACGGTTATCGATATTGACCGGTTGGAGCCGGGGGCCGGAAGCCGTGTGATCCTGACTGACCTGGTGATTGAAAAATTGCGCCCCGCAGAGACACCGCGCAAGGTGCGAATCAAAATTCACAAGGATGAGGGCTTAAAAACCGGGATGCGCCTTCGTGTTCTGGCTGGGCTTAATCCGCCGTCTGCTCCTGTGGCACCGCGGGCGTTCGATTTCCAGTTTTACGCATACTTTAAACAGATTGGCGCTTTCGGTTTTGCTTATGATGCGCCGGAGGCATTGGCGGTGCCCTCAAAAACCGGCTTTGCGGGCACGGTTGAGGCTTTGCGGCAAGGGATTGTCAACCGGATCGAGGCGCAAATCCCGTACCCGCAGGCATCGTTTGCGGCGGCGCTGATGACCGGGGAGAGGGCGGCTATAACCGAAGAAGACTGGGAGGCGATCCGGGCGGCGGGGCTGGCGCATATGCTGGCGATTTCCGGGCTTCATATCGGCATGGTGGCCGGGCTTTTGTTTTTTATCAGCCGGTTTGTGATGGCATTGATTCCGGTGTTGGCGCTGCATTATCCGATCAAAAAATATGCGGCGGCGTTCGCCTTTGCCGGGGCGCTGGGCTATACGATTCTGGCCGGAGCCAATGTGCCGACGCTTAGGGCACTGTTTATGACGGGGCTGGTTTTGTTTGCCATTATTATCGACCGGATGCCGTTTTCGATGCGGACGGTGGCGCTGGCGGCGCTGGTGATTTTGTTGAGCGCGCCGGAGGCTCTGTTCAGTGCGGGGTTCCAGATGTCGTTCGCGGCGGTGACGGCGCTGGTGTTTTTCTTTGAAGTGATCCGTCCGTGGTGGTCGCGGCTTTATCGCGGGGCCGGGTGGGGGCGGCGTGTGCTGATGTATTTTCTCGGCGTATTGCTGACGACCCTTGTGGCGGGGAGCGCCGTGGCACCGTTCAGTCTGTTCCACTTCCAGCAATACCCGGTTTATGATCTGCCGGCGAATTTGCTGGCCGGGCCGCTGATGGCATTTGTTATTATGCCGTCTGTGGTTTTCAGCTTTTTCCTGATGCCGTTGGGGATCGAATTTCCGGCCTTTTGGGCTTTGGATATGGGGATTACCGGCTTGCTGGCGATTGCACGAGATGTTGCGGCGTTGCCAAATGCGACGGTTAATCCGCCGGTGTGGCCGGGGCTGGCGCTTTTGTGCCTTGTGCTGGGGGTGCTTTGGGCGATGCTGTGGCGCGGGCGTGGTAAAATTCTGGCACTGGTGTTTGTCGGCATGGCCGGGGCGATTATTATGCAGGCGCGGGTGCCTGATGTTCTGGTCGCGTCATCGGGGAAGCTGATCGCCGTAAACAGGGGCGCGGATGGCTGGTTTGTTTCTTCGCGGGTGCGGGACCGGTTTTCAGCCGAGAACTGGGCGCGGCTTTATGGACAGGATTATGAAACGCTGGGCAGGTTTCCCAAAGAGGGGACGGCAGACGGTATTACATGCGGTGAATGGGGATGCCGTATGGTTTTGAAGGGGCGCCATATTGCATTTTCCGATCATGAGAACGGGCAGGCCGAAGATTGTGCGTGGGCGGATGTATTGATTGCCCGTGATCCGCTGCGGGTGAAACCGTGCCGTGCCGGGCTTGTGATTGACCGGTTTGATTTGTGGGATAATGGGGCGTACGCGCTGTATGTGCCGGATGATCCGTCTGCGCTGCCGCGGGCCGAGAGTGTGGCGTCTGTGCGCGGCGCGCGGCCCTGGGTCAGCTCAAGCCGGCGTTAG